CCCGGAAATATTCTTTGCGGTCGCCGGCAATGCTCTCTTTGTAAATTAAATTCCAATTAGCCAATTCACGGATATTCATATTGGCATTCCCGCGTGAAATGGAAAGCCGCTCCATAATGTCTTCCGTACAAAGCGGACTGTCACTTACAATTAAAAGCGCATGGACCTGGGCCATGGAACGATTGATTCCCCATTGAGTACCGAAGTTTCCCCATGTCTGAATGAATTGCTGCTTGGCTTGTTCTAATTCCATGAATCAAATATATACAATATTTTCAATAATAATTGAAAATTGGAATTTATTTTTTCAAAATATTCAACCTCTGTTGTTTACCGTTTTGAATGAGCTGCAATTGGTACATTCCGGTAGCAAAATCTTCCATGGAAATGAACGTTGAGTGGGTATGATTGGCTGTCAGCAATAATCGTCCGTCGGGAGCATACAGGTTTAAAATTGCTTCGCCGTTAAGGGTAACTTGGAGTTGATCGGTTGCTGGATTCGGGAATGCCTGTACATTCAAAGCTTCCAGGTCTGTCAATCCTAGCGTTCCATTGATAATACCGATCGCTTCCAGGTCAAAACCGCCTGATTCGAAAGCTGTGGGATAAGGATCGTTGATAATCATCCCGAATTGATCGGTAGTTACATGACCCGAGATCGCACCGATTGCATCAATGACTCTGACCAATGTTACGGCAGATTTGTTCAGGTCCGGGTCGTTTGGAAGATCACTCAGATCAAAAGGAGTTCCGTAGCCGATACGGTATTTTCCCGCCAGGTTATTGATCATTCTGCAATCCGTATAGGAAGCGTTGGAAGCCTGTGTGACTGTCTGGACTTCACTGGTAGAGGGGAAACGGAAAAAGTGAACACCGTCGGAGCTGACTTCTACGTGAGCCATTTCAATGTAATCATCCATAAATCCATTCTCGAAAATGGCAAAATCGTAACCCGGGCCATCCATAATGAATTGGTCGAAGCTTAAGGTTGCAATGCCACTGTCTCCCAGGGAAACAACATCAGTAACGGATCCGGTTGCAGGCCCCAACGCCAGGTTCAGGTTCCCGAAACTTGCCCGGTTTGATCCGCTTACTATAATGGTGGTATCCGCAATATCCAGATAACCTCTTTGAATTGTTCCTCCGCTTGCCCATGAAACAAAACAGGAACTGTCTTTTTTTATGGCATTCGTTCCAGGGTTTCCCGGAGCAGGATGAAAACTTTGAGCATTTACAAAGCCAGGCAGGATTAAAAGGAATAGAATGAGCTTATTCATAGATTAAAATGCTTGTTGGGTTTAATCCCACGTTATAACTTGTTTCAAAATTGCCGTTCGCAGAAAATACATGAACCTGTCCGGTCACGGTGTAATTTTTTGCATCCAGACAATAGACTTTGTTGGTGATGTTGGAATAGTAGATACCATACAATGTCTGGATTCCGGAAGTCGAAATGTATTGCGGGTTGACAATGGTTTCCGTATTGGTATCGAAGAGCGCAATGCGGTTATTTCCCGAACTGAAATCGTGGTAAGAGATCAGGAAGTTGTTAGTGAACCGCGAAATTCCGCTGGCATCGAATGTGAAGGATTGCGCCAGTGTGTTCGTATTGGCATTGATGCGGTGCATGCGTGAAGGAATGGAGGCGTAATCACCGCGTGTGATGACATACACATCTCCGCCCGGGTCCGTTTGAATGGATCCGGGGTTTTTACCGACTGTGATCCGGGTGATTTCCTGTAAACTTCCCAAATCAATGACGGAAACGGTGCTGTCGACATTCGGGAAGTTCAATCCTCCTGAATTTGCAACAAACAATTTTCCGTTGCTAACTGTGAGCCCTTCCGGGTTTGCGCCGACCTGAATGCGATTGGTAATACTCAATGAAGCGGTGTCCAATACGTCTACAAATCCATCATAACAAGTAATGTATGCTTTCGGTCCGTAGAAGGTAATGTAACGCGGCTGTTTTGGAGTTCCGTTGGCAATCATGGAAATCTGGCTGATGCTGTTCCCAGTGGAGGCGTCGAGTATTTCCAGCGTACTGGAAACATTCACAATGACGTAAATCTTTCCTCCGTAACGCTGCATGTCGTTTCCGGTGTCGCCCAGTGAACGATTGGTTTTTTGCTCGAAAAAATTGCTCGTATAAGCGTTTTCAGAAAAACTGTACCAACCCAAAGTAGCATTGTTTTGCTGGAACAACCCTTCGTTCAGAACGAGCATTCCATGCTGAAGCGTTTGCGGGGCTTCCGGTTCTTCCACCTTTTTCTTTTTACAGGAAAATGCGAAAAGGGCAATCACGGGTATGAGAAGAATTTTAGAGTGCATATTGAAGTCTGATATTAAAATGTGTTCCCGGCATTACAAAGTAATTGATATAACTGTATTGCCTGTTGGTAATATTATTGACGCTCAGGCGAAGGGTGAGTTCGCTGGATTTTAATTTTTGCGTGTAAGAAGCTCCTGCATCCAGTAAGAAATAGCCTTCGAGCAAATTCGACGGAATATTCTGGTTCAGTGCATAGCGCTCACCCAAATAAGATCCCAGAACGTAGAAATTCAACCTTTTCCAGGAATAATCGAGTTCCACGCTTCCGGAGTGCAGGGGCGAATAACTCAATAGGTGTCCGTAAGTCGGGCTGAGTGGATCGCTGATGTCCTGCGTGTACTGGAAGGTATAGTTGATGCGCATTCCTAAAGTATGTTGTTTGATCTTTTTCTGGATGAATTCGGTAAATTCCACTCCCCAGGCATCGGATATCCCGATGTTTTGAATGCTCCAGATGAAGAGGTTTTTGGTCGGAATTGCCAGGATTTTGTCGTAGACATATGAATAGAACGGCTGGATCATTGTTTGAGAAATCCCCTTTTTGAAGGGAAGTGTCAGATCGTAACGCAGCGAAGCAATGTGTGCTTTTTCAGTCCGGAGTTTGGTGTTCCCGATTTGCTGGTAGTACAGTTCGCTGAAGGAAGGCTGCCGGCAAGTATACCGGTAAACGACCCCAATCCTGTTTTTGCTTCCAAGGTCGAAACTCCAGGAAGCGGCCGGTAATAAGTTCCATTGACTGTTGAGCGTGGTGTCGCGCTTTTCAAAAACACCCTGTAGTCCCACTTGGACCAGAATTTTCCCGATGGCTTTCCATTCAATCCCCAACAGGCTTTCGGAAGTATTCCGGTAAGGGTTCCCGACCAATGTTTTTCCTT
The window above is part of the Fluviicola sp. genome. Proteins encoded here:
- a CDS encoding MarR family transcriptional regulator produces the protein MELEQAKQQFIQTWGNFGTQWGINRSMAQVHALLIVSDSPLCTEDIMERLSISRGNANMNIRELANWNLIYKESIAGDRKEYFRAEKDMWEVAKRIVKERKRRELEPLQQHLAELKKVEQSYESISFVATIENIERLVSRLDSLSSTLMKADEHVFFGKILNLFK
- a CDS encoding T9SS type A sorting domain-containing protein, which translates into the protein MNKLILFLLILPGFVNAQSFHPAPGNPGTNAIKKDSSCFVSWASGGTIQRGYLDIADTTIIVSGSNRASFGNLNLALGPATGSVTDVVSLGDSGIATLSFDQFIMDGPGYDFAIFENGFMDDYIEMAHVEVSSDGVHFFRFPSTSEVQTVTQASNASYTDCRMINNLAGKYRIGYGTPFDLSDLPNDPDLNKSAVTLVRVIDAIGAISGHVTTDQFGMIINDPYPTAFESGGFDLEAIGIINGTLGLTDLEALNVQAFPNPATDQLQVTLNGEAILNLYAPDGRLLLTANHTHSTFISMEDFATGMYQLQLIQNGKQQRLNILKK
- a CDS encoding YncE family protein; translated protein: MEEPEAPQTLQHGMLVLNEGLFQQNNATLGWYSFSENAYTSNFFEQKTNRSLGDTGNDMQRYGGKIYVIVNVSSTLEILDASTGNSISQISMIANGTPKQPRYITFYGPKAYITCYDGFVDVLDTASLSITNRIQVGANPEGLTVSNGKLFVANSGGLNFPNVDSTVSVIDLGSLQEITRITVGKNPGSIQTDPGGDVYVITRGDYASIPSRMHRINANTNTLAQSFTFDASGISRFTNNFLISYHDFSSGNNRIALFDTNTETIVNPQYISTSGIQTLYGIYYSNITNKVYCLDAKNYTVTGQVHVFSANGNFETSYNVGLNPTSILIYE